The genomic interval GTATTTTTCTATCAAAAAATTAGAACGAAGAATAGTGATAATTCACTTATTGAAAGACAATACGGTGCAGCTTTGGATAGTGTAGGAATATTTCCAGAGTATAATTTTTATTGTTCCATCATGGGTGGAGGTTCTTTTTGGCAAGGTAGTTATTTGATAGGAGGTAATAATCTGTTGAAAAGTCCAATCTCATTAAAAAGTGAATCCTATTTTGAAGCAAATAGTGCTTCTCCTTACAAAAAAGTGGAATATAATTATGAACGTTTTGAGTTAAGTGAATTTTATCAAAACATCCGATTTTATTACGGTGGTTATGCGAATGGTCCAGGATCTATGATTCTTTGGGATGTCAATTTTGAGTATTATCGACCATTCACCAATAATAATACTCCTCCAAATACCACATACCGAATAGTTCCAAATGTTGTAACGAGTAGTTTTTGTCGTATTGGTCAACAATCCGCAAATAATATTGAGGGTATTTCAAATGCTTATGCGAAGTGGGTTTCTTCAAAAATGTACTTGAAAAAAGAAACTACAAACTACAAAGGAATCATTTCCAATGTGCATTACATGTATGATGCAGCCGCTGACCAAAAAGTCATTCTACGAGAGGTAAAAAAAGAAACACTCAATGAACCTTTGATTTACATTACAAAATATAAATATGCCTTTGAAGAATATGGTGGAATCACTTCAAAATTCAGAGATTTGAATTTGTTTGCACCGCCTTACCGAACAACTACTTATTTGAACAGCAGCATCCCAGCCAATACCTTGAGTGATCAGGTTACAACGTATGACCTAACTCCGGATATTCCAAAACCATTAGATGCCTATTCATACGAAACAACGGGCATTAATCCAATTACTGGAACATTCACACCAACTACTTTCAGTACTTCAGATCCGAACTGGCGAGTTTCGGAATCAGATATCTACGAATACAACCAAGCAGCGATGCCTGTTTCTACCCGATCTAATCAATTATATACCAAAGTGGTTACTGGAAATGGATCAAATACGGTAAAAGCAACCATTTTAGGAACCGAAAGACCTTTTGATGCCACTTATACTGGTTTTGAAGATTTTAAAACTGCAGACAACATGCTTTCATGGAATCCAGATAGTTACCTCCAAGAGGATTGGTTTACGAGTAATACAAGAACCATTGAAGTTCCAGCAGCTATTAAAACAATTAATCAATTGGATGTTTGTGATGTAAGTAACACATCTACAGCTCCTGGATTAGGACAACCCCTTTATTTAAGGGTGACAGTTGATGATATCACCAATCTCCAAATTGGAAATCAGGTGACTTTAACCTATACTACTCCACAAAATGGAAATACACAGACGACTTCCATACTTCAAATTGATGATATTCAACCAAAAGCAGTATCCTCTTATCCAAGTGGAGGAGATCTTAATTATTTCGTTTGCTTTACAACACAACCGTTGCCGAATGGTTTACCCCTAAATAATTATACAAATGTCAAAATAACCAAAGAAAATCCACACTATAATCTTACAAGCACTTATTCTAGAACTGGAAAATACAGTTACCAGCTAGGAAGTGTGCGAGAGGAAGGAGCAGATCCCAAAAAAACTCCAGTGCGACTAGTGAAAATTTCTCAATTGCCTCTCGCAACGGAATGTAATCTCTATGAAGGACCAGGTGATGGTGGTGTACTTAGCAGAAATCCAAATGTTCCGAGCAGTTGTTACTGGGACTATCAGGCAAGTCTTTGGATTAAATATGATACAGACTTTGCTTCGATGAATCCACCAATTGTTCCGTCTACGTCATTCAGTGATGATGCCGTAGCAGATGGAATTTACCGCAGAGGTGAAGTAAGTACTTCGACAGATCAAGGTGTGCGTATTGTCTGCAAAGTGTGGAACAGTAATAGAACTGGCGTCAATGAACAATTCATTTTTTATCCGCAAAGTTTGGGTGTTGCTTGGCAGCAATTCACGATTGATTTTTCTGTTTTCAAAGGTCCTCTCCAATGGGTAGAAGTATACGTAGAAAACAATCGAAATCAAGTTGGGTCTCCTATTTTAACATACAGGTCTGCGTTTGTAGATGATATCATTGTATCTCCCAAAGAGGTGAAATACGAGTATTCAGTAACTAATAATATTGGAAATCAAACCTTTCAAATAAATAACAACGACGTTTTTGTACAATCTACTTTTGACTCGAAAGGAAGAAATACGACTACTCGGAATGCGTATGGAAGAGTTCTCCAAGAATTAACTTATTTCGATCAGGCAAACTGGACTCATACCAACAATTATGTGACCGAAGTAAAATGGATTTCTAACGGTTTATTCAATACAACTCGTTATTTCATGGATGGTTTTGGTCGTACCAAACAAGTACAAAGTTCCGATCATGTAAGAAATTTACGTGCTGTTTCTGAAACGAGTATATACAACGATAAAGGACAAATCAGTCGTTCATACAAACCTTATTACGCGAATAATTATGGTCTCAACACTAAATATGATGCAGGATTCATCACCCAAACTCAAGCTTTGTATGGGTCGAATTATCCGTATACAGACGTTACTTTTGAACCAAAACCAGAATCGGTGGTTTCTAGTGTTTCGGCCCCTCGTTCCAATACCGAAAGTGCGGTTATAAGTTCACAGACAGAATACATGAATGCTGCGGCTTTAACTCATATCAGTGCGAATGGAACAAACACCTTCCCTGCAGGAGCCTTATTGATTCATCAAACCGTAAATCCAGTAGGTAAGATTACACGCACCTATATGAACCGTTTGGGGCAAGTGATTCTAGAAGAACACCAAATTGGAATGGACTATACTCAAAATACAGACGGTTCTATTTCTTTCACTACCTCTGATTTAGGCTTTGCTCAAACTTGGTTTTATTACGACGGTGCGGGCAGAATTGTAGAAACGTATGATCCGGAAAACAAGCGTAGCTCCTATTTCTATAATAGTTTGGGAGTAATCGTGAAAACAATTTCTCCAGACAAAGGAACTTCAGAACTGCGTTACGACAAGTACGGACAAGTGCGCTTTATTCGGAATCAAAAAGACATTGACGCCACAGCTAATAGTATCTATGGAACATCTCAATTCAAGTACATCAAGTATGATAAATGGGGGCAAAATTTGGAAAGTGGTGTAGTAACTGCTGCGCCAAACGATTTGGGTGTAAGCACCACGAATCCTCCATTCCCAACAGGTGATTTTTTCACGGATTATGCGAAGATTAACAATCAAAATTATCCACAAGCAACAGACAAATTTGTACAGGTACACATTAAAAACAGCTATACGGGAACCCGAAAATTCTACAATAGTACAGTGATAACGGAGCAATATACGTATAGTCAACACTTGCTGAATACGACTAGTTACAGTTATTCTCCGGCTAAAACAGATCAGGTGACTAAGAGCTATATGGCAGATGGACAGATAGCGAAAACAGCTTATTTATATGATGGATTAGCGGGAACACACGAAGTCACGGCCATTTACAACGAACTAAACCTACCTATTGGGAAAGATTATAACAATTCTGTGAATAGTGCTTCCAATTTCAAATGGCGCACAGCTGTTGATATTTTTGGAAGAGTGCGTTTCAATACAAATACGTACAACAATACGACCACACAAGTCTCCAAAAATTACTACGACCCGCTTGGAAACTTATTGCTTGTAGGTTTAGGAACAACAGCCTCCACAACGGATCCGCACATTGACTACCTTTCTATCAAGAAAAACATTCGCGAACAAATGGTAGCTCAAATGAGTAAAAATTACCGCGTAGGATTAACCTATGATGCCGCTGGAAATATTACCAACCAGTATTGGAGCAATGAGCAATTCGATCCTGCAACAGCGAGTTCAACCAACATCAATCAGTATCAATATACGTATGATAAAATGAATCGTTTGATTGGAGCAGATTACAAACAAAGTACCATGACAAGCAATCCATTTTCTTATTTCACGGCCTTAAAGGCAAATATTCCAAGCGATTTTGCCTGTAGCTTGGATGGTGAAGTTGCCATGTTTGTATTTAAACCCTATTATGAAAAATTTGAAGCCAATATTCGCAATGGAGTGGAAGTAGCACGCTCTCGGAGTTCCATTGAGGTGTTAAAACAATTGCAAAGTGATTACATCAACAACAATGTCCAATATGCAGATATGACTCCTGGGCAAATTGATGAGTTTTTGATTCAATTTATTGGCAATTGCAACAAAAACCGACTAAAACCGTTGGATTTTGAGTATTGCGAAGCAAAAGAGGCGAATGATAATGCACATCGGAACTATTTGATTAATAATCCTCACCCCACGCCTCTCGCACTAAAATACATGAAAATACTGTTGTTGAAAATACCATATACAGCACCTGTAAACTGCATGCAAAATCCTACTGCTACCGCTTATGGATATTTACAGAATTTCCCTACTCCGGTAGCTAGCAGCAATTCTATCAAGTACGATGCGGCTTATTGGTATCAGAAAAATGGAAATTTCGATCTACTCAACCGCAATGACGATGGAGGTGTGAAAACGCAGCAAACATATTCCTATGAGCCGAATACCAATAAATTAATCCAAGCAAGTTTCCAAGTGAATCAAGGAACCATTGTGCCATACGATTATACGTATGATAAAAATGGAAATTTATTGACTGATCCTAAAAACCAGACAATGAATTTTGCGTATTCGCTGTTTGACGATTTGCCCGTTTCTATGACGAATACCAACGGTGATCACAACTACCGCTACTTTGGTGGAGGACGTTCGGTGAAAGAAATTTCACCCACAGATCGCGAATATTACATTGATCAGGTTATCTTAGACCAAAATGGAACAGTGAAAAGTTACCAAACAGCAAGCGGATATGCCACTCCAAATGGATCAACGGCGAGTTATTTCTACCAGGTAAAAGACTGGTTGGGAAGTCAACACATTACCTTAAATGCCGCTGGAACCATTCAAAATGCAATGGATTACTATCCGTATGGAAAAGTGCTGCCAAACCGAAACACCTTTGCAACTAACCACGAAGGGTATAGGTATCAGTATACGGGGCATGAACGTGATGGAGAAACGAACTACCAATACCACGGCGCGCGCTATTACGATGAAGACTTAGCGCGTTATATGAGTGTGGATCCATGGGCTGATAAATATCCTGCTTGGAGTACCTATAATTATGTAATGGGAAATCCGATTAAATTTATTGATCCAACGGGGAAAGGTGTTGAATATACCAAAGACGAAGCTACAGCAATGGCAGCACGCGGTGTTACGAATGGATATAAAACGGAGGTCGTTGCTAATCCTGATAAACCCGACGATTATGGTGTGAATTATAAAAGGACTGTAGATGGAAAGGAGTACGAAGGAGTCCAATATGATGGTAAGTTTGATGGAATTGTGAAAGGAGGTTTGCAGAAATACCAAGGCGTTAACGATCAAAACAATTCACAATCTACATTGGAGAAGACAAAAATTGGAATATCAACTGTTGGTACTATTGCAGATTTGACTGATAATTCATTCGGAAAACTTGCGTCAAATAAAACTCAATGGAAAATTTCTTACGATATTAGTAAAAACTTGAAATCCTCAGGCTTAGGATTAAAAGTCAAACCTTCAGCCATTAAAAATGGTATTCCTAAAGTGCTTAAGGGAGGAAGTAAAGCTTTAGGTTGGGCAGGCGGAGTAATAACTGTTGGGGAAGTGGTATATAATGGAAATCTTAAGGCATCAAATATGTTAGATGCAACAGTAACGGGAGTTTCATTCATTCCTGTTTATGGATGGGCTGCTGGTGGAATATACTTTTTAGCTGATGTTATTACTAAAGAAGCATCTGGGAAATCAATTGGTGAGCATTTAGATGGAGTGATTGACAATAATTTTGGAACGAAAGGTGGCGTTCTAATTGATTTTTAAATGTATTTAAAAAATGATCGATTATATTTTCTACCGAATAAGTAATTATTACATCTCAAAAAAAGAGGCGTCATTTGGATATTCCGTTGCATTCGTTTGCTTCGTTTATATCTCTTTCTTGTTCTTTGTAATAAATTTGATTAACTTATATTTCGAGGGTATTTTCTCTAAAGAAAGTTTGGTGTTTAATGCTTATCAGCTAAAATGGATGTATGGAATAACTTGTATTTTGATTGTTGGCTTTAATTTGGTGCGATATGGAAGTAAAAAAAGACGAACTCAGATATTTGATCAATATAAGGATTCGAGAAAGAACAGGTTTATAAAAACTTGGCAGATTTTTGTTTTTCCAATAATCGTTTTTGCTTTTTCAATTGCTTTAATGAAAATGCTAAAATGAAACCGTGGTTTAGGATTAGAGGTCGGACTCATAAAAGCAGGATTAGCTGCGGGATCATTAAGCAGTAGTATTAATTTTGCAGGACAATACGCAGGAACAAGAGATCTCGGAAAGGTTGATTACGCCAGTGTTGGAATATCATTCGCTGGCGGATTTATTAGAAATCCACTGGCGAATACATTAACTACTGGATTAACTGATGCTGCGGTAGATTATACACCTGCAGATGGACTAAAAGTTGCTGGATATAACAAGTCAAATACTGCATTTTTTGGAGATGTGTTGTTTAATGTTGGATTGGGCGCTATAAACAATGGGATTAAAAAGGATTTTCCGAAAGCAAATTTCATGACTACTTCTAACGATTTCATGATTCAGTATGCAAATACAAAAGCTGCAGAAATGATACCACAATAAATTAATTCTAAATGAAAAATAAATATATTAAGGCTATCTTATTTAGCGTTTTGTTCTTTGTGATATTATATCTTTCTCCTTATATTGTTTTTATGAATTCCAAAATTGTTTGTGCAAAAGTGAAGCAAGAAGGGGGAACTAAAGGATGGAAAGGAATGGTTTACTTTTACAAGTATCAAGGAAAAATATATAAGGGTAGCTTTGATTCATCAACTGGATTCTGTATGCGTATTGATTGCTACGACAAAGATGAATGTGTCGATGTAGAAGTTTCAACTACCTTTCCTTCAATGAGTAGATTAAAGAAAAAAAATTAGGTATATCTAAAATTATAACAGAGATTAAATGAAAAAAACAATTGTATTTATTTTCCTCGCTTTTTGCCATAATGCATTTTGCCAAGGTCCGCCACCAGCAGCTTTAGAAGCAGCTCCAGAGAATAAAAAGTTAATAATCGAATTGATGGATGTTTCGAATTTTGAAGGTTACTTCATCGATTATTGTATGAAACGCATTGAATCTGTTTCGGCTGAAAAATCGTTGAGTAATGAGATAATCATTAGATCTAAAAACAGAATAAATTACACCGATTTTCTCAACAATACGATCTTCAATCAATTTGCACATCTTTCGATAGATGAGTTGAAAGAAATGATAACACTGAGCAAAAGATTAAATGCTCACAAAAATCATTCTGACATCTTTTTTACATCAAGTAGTTTGCAATCAAATCTTGAATTGCAAATTAGTATCTACATGCTAGAATAATATCGTTACTTTGGAAAAGTGCTGCCAAACCGAAACACCTTTGCAACTAACCACGAAGGGTATAGGTATCAGTATACGGGCCATGAACGTGATGGAGAAACGAACTACCAATACCACGGTGCGCGCTATTACGATGAAGATTTAGCGCGTTATATGAGTGTGGATCCCTGGGCTGATAAATATCCTGCTTGGAGCACCTATAATTATGTAATGGGAAATCCGATTAAATTTATTGATCCAACGGGGAAAGGTGTTGAATATACCAAAAATGAAGCTTTGGCAATGGCAGCACGTGGAGCTGATAATGGATACACCACCAAGGTAGTTGCCAACCCAGACAAGAAAGATGATTATGGTGTGGAATACAAAAAATCCACTGGCGGACAAACTTATAAGGGAGTCCAATATGATGGGAAATTTACGGGGATTGGAAAAGCTGGACTAGTGAAAGCTGGAGAAGGAAATAAAGGTCCACAAGTTATAGGAGGTTCAAGCAATGTTAATTCAGGATTTACTGGTAAACCTTTGCCAAATGTAGTTGATAAATTTCTTAAAGATCATTTCTATGCAGAGGGGAGTGCGGGCATATACTCAGGTGCGGGAGGTTTTAAAATCACTAATGGCTTGAAAGTAAATTTGGATGTAAATAAAACAATGGAAGTTGGTGTTAAGGCTAATACTGAAGATGGGTTTAGCCAAGTTAATTCGCAAAATAGTGATGTTTCAACGGGTGTTGGTCTAGGATTGCCACAGCTTTTTGGTTCAGGTTTTGATTTCTCTTATGTTAAACAGGGGCGCGGCACAGATTCACCCTCAGAAGCAGTTGATATAAATATTAATTTTCTTGTTTTTGGTAACATAAATTATAACCATAATTTGACAACGAATGAAAAGAGTATATTTATTGGACCAAAAATTTCGCTTTTTGGAGGATTCTATGGAGGTGCTGGCTTAGATGTTAAAGCAGGTTTAATTTATGGTAAATTTAAGCCTTTTTTTACTAGCATATCGCATTGAAAAATAATGAATTATGAAGAAACGTAGATTAATATTGATCGTCCTGCTTTCTGCTGTTTCTTTATATTACATTGGCTCTTTTTTGTATGTATTTATAGTTTATACTGAAAAGAGTAATAATGATTTCTCCTATGTAGATAAAACGCTCAAGATGAGTTTTGAAGATTCAAGTTATTTTACTGAGAACACCAAATCTCAGCTCGCAATACAATATAGTGGTCAGTATAAAAAATTGCACTATTTCTCTTTATACAGATATAAGAAGAACTACAATTTTATAATTAGAAAGTTAAGTGATAATACTACTAATTTAAAAAATAATTTTAAGGTGGTTCATGCTAAGAATCAAAATGATGGTTTAGTTACATATGATCTTAATGAATCTTATCAATTCATTTATAAGGTTGATATTGATCGGTCACATGGTCCAAATAAGAATCTCATCATTGACGGGAAGAATATTGAAGTATTGAAACACACAAAAGATTCATTACTGATTCATGGGAACATTTACGATTTATCGATTGGAAAAAAGGATGAGTATGTCAATGAGGGTCTTTATATGCAAGATGAAACATTCTTTAGAACAGCAATAAATACGGAACTGCTAATCTTCAACAGAGACGATAAGCTCTATTTTTATATCCTTTTTCCGGATGGCCAGCAAATTGTTCCGAAAGGTATTTTGAATGAAATTCGGTAATCGCCACATAGAACTTAAAACAAGAATCCTACACTCGTTCTCCTTCCTCAAAATCTGAAGAAAAAAGCATTATCTTTGCGCCATGAAGCATATCCGAAATTTTTGTATTATCGCACATATCGACCACGGTAAGAGTACTTTAGCTGATCGTTTGTTGCAAACAACTGGAACTATTTCTGACCGTGATATGCAAGCGCAAGCTTTGGATAATATGGATTTGGAACGTGAGCGCGGTATTACGATTAAATCGCATGCTATTCAAATGAATTACAAATTTGAAGGGCAAGAGTATGTTTTGAACTTAATCGACACTCCTGGACACGTAGATTTCTCGTATGAAGTTTCTCGTTCGATTGCGGCTTGTGAAGGCGCTTTACTGATTGTAGATGCTACGCAAGGAATTGAAGCCCAAACGATCTCTAATTTGTATTTAGCATTGGAGCACGATTTGGAAATTATTCCAATCTTAAACAAGATGGACTTGCCAAGTGCAAATCCGGAAGAGGTAACGGACCAAATCGTGGAGTTAATTGGTTGCGATCCAAATGATGTTATTCCGGCTTCAGGGAAAACAGGTTTGGGTGTTGATGATATTTTAAGAGCTATTATTGAGCG from Fluviicola taffensis DSM 16823 carries:
- a CDS encoding RHS repeat domain-containing protein: MEIIWPMMAMRVIGFEYTDPIKEESSYLAGLCSDKQEQMVPKHREWSSFSQTDRASSLMRELAYLQKIITPSQEIDFTISERYDVNHDYYTKPANRVGNDYYYENRKYCAVQGNSTDFDIEYPVETMKYDEIKIKSRLVNPKLYPNENQEIGTIKFNYAAKGSAQELAVSSYLIRNNDKQEKVISGTLIGTPSRTQPFNIEEYKNNGVDKRGKTTLLGLEFYGTNVSSTEKNEYKFQYGYNPSFDEFHKREIARAFHFPSLRQGSSSNNHVIPHSKADALMNYSELVFTELATSSNVTRTGMSAYDFLIDFPYQEIEYKFDGNANIANYVSSGSTTADYTLTAVPKSHGVNPIMDMYGYFYIPNRPDASTAWSLTKITYPTGGEVTFKYEPAAFTPSITPYIPTNEWNIRPSNIPIISRYNEIAKRRSFIQDAYNRNNTLGYYPNTGLFPKHLTPTFEFDLPLNYGIRLKEKVTNDKINPTVKITYEYENGTFTALPSEFIQNVIGGFNHFISRENHIHSIEAEKYYISDPNWDYDFAEKMAEVAHTNISLDDYSSVFFYQKIRTKNSDNSLIERQYGAALDSVGIFPEYNFYCSIMGGGSFWQGSYLIGGNNLLKSPISLKSESYFEANSASPYKKVEYNYERFELSEFYQNIRFYYGGYANGPGSMILWDVNFEYYRPFTNNNTPPNTTYRIVPNVVTSSFCRIGQQSANNIEGISNAYAKWVSSKMYLKKETTNYKGIISNVHYMYDAAADQKVILREVKKETLNEPLIYITKYKYAFEEYGGITSKFRDLNLFAPPYRTTTYLNSSIPANTLSDQVTTYDLTPDIPKPLDAYSYETTGINPITGTFTPTTFSTSDPNWRVSESDIYEYNQAAMPVSTRSNQLYTKVVTGNGSNTVKATILGTERPFDATYTGFEDFKTADNMLSWNPDSYLQEDWFTSNTRTIEVPAAIKTINQLDVCDVSNTSTAPGLGQPLYLRVTVDDITNLQIGNQVTLTYTTPQNGNTQTTSILQIDDIQPKAVSSYPSGGDLNYFVCFTTQPLPNGLPLNNYTNVKITKENPHYNLTSTYSRTGKYSYQLGSVREEGADPKKTPVRLVKISQLPLATECNLYEGPGDGGVLSRNPNVPSSCYWDYQASLWIKYDTDFASMNPPIVPSTSFSDDAVADGIYRRGEVSTSTDQGVRIVCKVWNSNRTGVNEQFIFYPQSLGVAWQQFTIDFSVFKGPLQWVEVYVENNRNQVGSPILTYRSAFVDDIIVSPKEVKYEYSVTNNIGNQTFQINNNDVFVQSTFDSKGRNTTTRNAYGRVLQELTYFDQANWTHTNNYVTEVKWISNGLFNTTRYFMDGFGRTKQVQSSDHVRNLRAVSETSIYNDKGQISRSYKPYYANNYGLNTKYDAGFITQTQALYGSNYPYTDVTFEPKPESVVSSVSAPRSNTESAVISSQTEYMNAAALTHISANGTNTFPAGALLIHQTVNPVGKITRTYMNRLGQVILEEHQIGMDYTQNTDGSISFTTSDLGFAQTWFYYDGAGRIVETYDPENKRSSYFYNSLGVIVKTISPDKGTSELRYDKYGQVRFIRNQKDIDATANSIYGTSQFKYIKYDKWGQNLESGVVTAAPNDLGVSTTNPPFPTGDFFTDYAKINNQNYPQATDKFVQVHIKNSYTGTRKFYNSTVITEQYTYSQHLLNTTSYSYSPAKTDQVTKSYMADGQIAKTAYLYDGLAGTHEVTAIYNELNLPIGKDYNNSVNSASNFKWRTAVDIFGRVRFNTNTYNNTTTQVSKNYYDPLGNLLLVGLGTTASTTDPHIDYLSIKKNIREQMVAQMSKNYRVGLTYDAAGNITNQYWSNEQFDPATASSTNINQYQYTYDKMNRLIGADYKQSTMTSNPFSYFTALKANIPSDFACSLDGEVAMFVFKPYYEKFEANIRNGVEVARSRSSIEVLKQLQSDYINNNVQYADMTPGQIDEFLIQFIGNCNKNRLKPLDFEYCEAKEANDNAHRNYLINNPHPTPLALKYMKILLLKIPYTAPVNCMQNPTATAYGYLQNFPTPVASSNSIKYDAAYWYQKNGNFDLLNRNDDGGVKTQQTYSYEPNTNKLIQASFQVNQGTIVPYDYTYDKNGNLLTDPKNQTMNFAYSLFDDLPVSMTNTNGDHNYRYFGGGRSVKEISPTDREYYIDQVILDQNGTVKSYQTASGYATPNGSTASYFYQVKDWLGSQHITLNAAGTIQNAMDYYPYGKVLPNRNTFATNHEGYRYQYTGHERDGETNYQYHGARYYDEDLARYMSVDPWADKYPAWSTYNYVMGNPIKFIDPTGKGVEYTKDEATAMAARGVTNGYKTEVVANPDKPDDYGVNYKRTVDGKEYEGVQYDGKFDGIVKGGLQKYQGVNDQNNSQSTLEKTKIGISTVGTIADLTDNSFGKLASNKTQWKISYDISKNLKSSGLGLKVKPSAIKNGIPKVLKGGSKALGWAGGVITVGEVVYNGNLKASNMLDATVTGVSFIPVYGWAAGGIYFLADVITKEASGKSIGEHLDGVIDNNFGTKGGVLIDF